From a region of the Coffea arabica cultivar ET-39 chromosome 3e, Coffea Arabica ET-39 HiFi, whole genome shotgun sequence genome:
- the LOC113737439 gene encoding mitogen-activated protein kinase kinase kinase 20-like — MENTYGDGVTWRRGPMLGKGSFGSVYLATSKNPSIHYSCFPLVMAVKSAEVSVSSLLQKEREVLSYLSGCPDIIQHIGDETTIDSDGRMFYNLLLEYGSGETLADRIKKSGYRGLPLREVRCFTKSILKGLSYIHEVGFGHRDLKPENILLVPKSRKTNTGFIVKICDFGLARRVQKSKKRKLERYFNGTPMYLSPEAVRDGVQGTPCDIWSLGYVVLEMLTGKPAWDEGMDKESVMNKIGKGAAVPKKPRNLCQTAKSFLNSCLKRMVKGRLSAKTLLRHPFVNGLSDDDDFDYDNGVLE, encoded by the coding sequence ATGGAGAATACATATGGGGATGGGGTTACATGGAGGCGAGGTCCAATGCTAGGGAAAGGAAGTTTTGGCTCTGTTTATCTAGCAACTTCAAAGAATCCATCAATCCATTATAGCTGCTTTCCGTTGGTCATGGCTGTGAAATCAGCAGAGgtttcggtttcaagtttgctTCAGAAGGAGAGAGAAGTATTAAGTTATCTCAGTGGTTGTCCGGATATCATTCAGCACATCGGCGATGAAACAACAATCGACAGCGATGGCAGAATGTTTTACAACTTGTTGTTGGAGTATGGTTCTGGTGAGACACTTGCAGATAGGATCAAGAAATCGGGCTACAGGGGATTGCCGTTACGTGAGGTAAGATGTTTTACTAAATCTATTCTTAAAGGATTAAGTTACATTCATGAAGTTGGTTTTGGACATCGTGATTTGAAACCTGAAAATATCTTGCTTGTGCCCAAATCAAGAAAAACAAATACAGGATTTATTGTGAAAATTTGTGATTTTGGGCTTGCTAGAAGAGTTCAGAAGAGTAAGAAAAGGAAACTAGAGCGTTACTTTAATGGCACTCCTATGTATCTGTCGCCTGAAGCCGTGAGGGATGGTGTGCAAGGAACCCCTTGTGATATCTGGTCACTTGGATATGTTGTGCTAGAGATGTTAACTGGAAAGCCTGCATGGGATGAAGGGATGGATAAGGAGAGTGTCATGAACAAGATTGGTAAAGGGGCTGCAGTTCCtaaaaaaccaagaaatttgtGCCAAACTGCCAAGAGTTTTCTCAACTCTTGTCTGAAAAGAATGGTTAAGGGTAGACTGTCAGCTAAAACATTGTTACGCCATCCATTCGTGAATGGATTGAGCGATGATGATGATTTTGATTATGATAATGGAGTGCTTGAATAA